A genomic window from Coccinella septempunctata chromosome 9, icCocSept1.1, whole genome shotgun sequence includes:
- the LOC123320357 gene encoding uncharacterized protein LOC123320357, translating into MMSYIDIMGENDDCNSELSEHGRFLTKGAFLLTPSHDLSLDKAANICDKLNFRGSFSLTKTATGILFKFSEPEDFQQVFRKGFHKVTGGRLYRKVNIPCRPQKTFSLLVHEVPNDLPEDDIRASLYRFCSVVEVTRLPPKLDQSPGTPNPIRVTVASLEEYNNLLQQGLDFYGATYFPTEPLKKDLNFRGSKEKLLPVFDSAGFSRLPPPASRTLKPRP; encoded by the exons ATGATGTCCTATATCGATATAATGGGGGAAAACGATGATTGCAATAGTGAATTGAGTGAACACGGGAGGTTTTTGACCAAAG gagCCTTCCTACTCACCCCCTCCCACGACTTGAGCCTGGACAAAGCTGCCAACATTTGTGACAAGCTCAACTTCAGGGGGAGTTTTTCTCTAACGAAAACTGCAACTGGGATATTATTCAAGTTTTCGGAACCCGAAGATTTCCAACAAGTATTCAGGAAAGGTTTCCACAAG GTAACAGGAGGACGTCTCTATAGAAAAGTTAACATACCATGCAGACCACAAAAAACATTTTCACTTCTGGTACACGAAGTACCGAACGACCTACCAGAAGATGATATTCGAGCAAGCTTATACAGATTCTGTTCAGTG GTAGAAGTCACCAGACTACCACCAAAGTTAGATCAAAGTCCCGGAACCCCAAATCCCATCCGCGTTACCGTAGCATCTCTGGAAGAATATAACAACTTGCTGCAACAAGGTCTGGACTTCTATGGAGCTACCTACTTCCCAACCGAACCCTTAAAAAAAGACCTCAACTTCAGGGGTAGCAAAGAAAAGCTATTACCAGTTTTCGATTCCGCAGGATTCTCTAGACTTCCACCTCCAGCAAGTAGGACCCTGAAACCTAGACCCTAA